Proteins encoded by one window of Epinephelus moara isolate mb chromosome 18, YSFRI_EMoa_1.0, whole genome shotgun sequence:
- the xpnpep3 gene encoding xaa-Pro aminopeptidase 3, with translation MLPSTSSLVRSAVRLLPRRNWSRGCVWCPCRNISVKPGGLKPKTVPPRYLGQPSPFTHPHLIKHGEVTPGLSQTEYELRRHRLASLIEAQSDRLGPSASSSTHVVIVLSHPTRYMTNDIPYPFHQNQDFLYLSGILEPDSALVLYGKGRPDQAILFVPRRDPGRELWDGPRSGKDGAAALTGLERVHSTEELCVVLKSLKGNVLWYDSSKPAHPRLHQAHVSPVLEAGPVPHSVRPLIHSLRALKSSAEVALMQEAGHITAQAFKRTMAMSQGDIDEAVIFAKFDFENRIHGANFLAYPPVVAGGNRANTLHYINNNQIIKDGEMVLLDGGCEYFGYVSDITRTWPVNGKFSPAQAEMYEAVLEVQRACLSLCSPGVSLDHIYSTMLALLGRQLRRLGIVKASTTDADVLKAARRYCPHHVGHYLGMDVHDTPELSRSQPLQSGMAITIEPGLYICEDNDQAPERFRGLGIRIEDDVVIRDKGGPLILSSGAPKTIADVEKACAQ, from the exons ATGTTGCCCTCAACCAGCAGCCTGGTCCGGTCTGCTGTCAGGCTGCTGCCGCGGAGAAACTGGAGCCGAG GATGTGTCTGGTGCCCGTGCAGAAACATTTCTGTGAAACCAGGAGGTTTGAAACCAAAGACAGTTCCACCTCGGTACCTGGGCCAGCCCAGCCCCTTCACCCATCCACACCTCATCAAACATG GTGAGGTGACCCCAGGCTTGAGCCAGACAGAGTACGAGCTCCGCAGACACAGACTGGCCTCACTTATCGAGGCCCAGTCAGACAGGCTGGGaccctctgcctcctccagcACCCATGTGGTCATCGTTTTGTCCCATCCGACCCGCTACATGACCAATGACATCCCTTATCCCTTCCACCAGAACCAG GATTTCCTCTACCTCAGTGGCATCCTAGAGCCGGACAGTGCCCTGGTTCTTTATGGAAAAGGACGACCAGACCAGGCCATCTTATTCGTCCCCCGCAGAGACCCAGGCAGAGAACTGTGGGACGGGCCCCGGTCAGGAAAGGACGGGGCTGCTGCTTTGACCGGCCTAGAGAGAGTTCATAGCACAGAAGAGCTGTGTGTTGTGCTCAAGAGCCTTAAAG GCAATGTGCTGTGGTACGACAGTTCTAAGCCCGCCCACCCTCGCCTCCACCAGGCTCACGTGAGTCCCGTACTGGAGGCGGGGCCGGTGCCGCACTCTGTCAGACCCCTCATACACTCCCTTAGGGCCCTCAAGAGCTCAGCAGAGGTGGCACTCATGCAAGAAGCAGGTCACATCACAGCACAG GCCTTTAAGAGGACAATGGCCATGTCTCAAGGAGACATTGATGAAGCTGTAATCTTTGCCAAG TTTGATTTTGAGAATCGGATCCATGGCGCCAACTTCCTGGCCTACCCCCCTGTTGTTGCTGGAGGGAATCGAGCCAACACTCTGCACTACATAAACAACAACCAGATTATCAAG GATGGTGAAATGGTTCTGCTTGATGGTGGTTGTGAATACTTTGGTTACGTCAGTGATATCACTCGAACATGGCCAGTGAATGGAAA GTTCAGCCCTGCCCAGGCTGAGATGTACGAGGCCGTCCTGGAGGTCCAGCGCgcctgtttgtctctgtgctcCCCGGGCGTCAGTCTGGATCACATCTACAGCACCATGCTGGCTCTGCTGGGACGACAGCTCAGGCGGCTAGGCATCGTCAAGGCCAGCACCACTGATGCTGATGTACTGAAG GCTGCACGGCGCTACTGCCCCCACCATGTTGGCCATTACCTGGGCATGGACGTCCACGACACACCTGAGCTGTCCCGCTCACAACCTCTACAGTCAGGAATGGCCATCACAATAGAACCAG GGTTATACATCTGCGAGGACAATGATCAGGCACCGGAGCGTTTCCGCGGCTTGGGTATCAGGATTGAGGATGACGTGGTGATCCGAGACAAGGGGGGCCCTCTGATTCTGTCCTCTGGGGCGCCAAAGACCATCGCTGATGTAGAGAAGGCCTGCGCCCAGTGA